A portion of the Natronococcus sp. AD-5 genome contains these proteins:
- a CDS encoding acyl-CoA carboxylase subunit beta — MEDRIEELEELREEARMGGGEARIEKQHDKGKMTARERIDYFLDDGTFTEFDQLRTHQTSQFGMEEKQIPGDGVITGYGEVNGRTVFVFAHDFTVFGGSLGEVFAEKICKVMDMAMEVGAPVVGLNDSAGARIQEGVKSLAGFTEIFRRNQEASGVVPQISSIMGPCAGGAVYSPSITDFIFMVKDTSHMYITGPGVTKTVTGEDVTHEELGGAMTHANKTGVAEFVCENEEQALDDIKRLLSYLPQNNVEDPPRVDPWDDPDRRDEALESIVPDSPQKPYDMTNVIDSIVDEGSFFEVAENFAQNVVVGFGRLDGRSVGLVANQPRVNAGTLTVDASMKGSRFVRFCDSFNIPIVTFVDVPGYMPGTDQEHRGIIRHGAKLLYAYAEATVPLLTVITRKAYGGAYCVMASKNLGADVNYAWPTAEIAVMGPQGAVNILYREELAEAENPDELRDELIEEYREEFANPYTATDKGFLDDVILPTETRPRLIADLEMLETKREENPDKKHGNIPL, encoded by the coding sequence ATGGAGGATCGCATCGAGGAACTCGAGGAACTCCGGGAAGAAGCCCGGATGGGCGGTGGTGAGGCCCGAATCGAGAAACAACATGACAAGGGGAAGATGACCGCCCGCGAGCGGATCGACTACTTCCTCGACGACGGGACGTTCACGGAGTTCGATCAGCTCCGAACCCACCAGACGAGCCAGTTCGGGATGGAGGAAAAGCAGATCCCGGGCGACGGCGTCATCACGGGCTACGGCGAGGTCAACGGTCGAACGGTCTTCGTCTTCGCCCACGACTTCACCGTCTTCGGCGGCTCGCTGGGCGAGGTCTTCGCCGAGAAGATCTGCAAGGTGATGGACATGGCGATGGAGGTCGGCGCCCCCGTCGTCGGCCTCAACGACTCCGCCGGCGCGCGCATCCAGGAGGGCGTCAAGAGCCTCGCCGGCTTCACCGAGATCTTCCGGCGCAATCAGGAAGCCAGCGGCGTCGTCCCCCAGATCTCCTCGATCATGGGACCCTGTGCCGGCGGCGCCGTCTACTCGCCGTCGATCACCGATTTCATCTTCATGGTGAAGGACACGAGCCACATGTACATCACCGGCCCCGGCGTCACCAAGACGGTCACCGGTGAAGACGTCACGCACGAGGAACTCGGCGGCGCGATGACCCACGCCAACAAGACCGGCGTCGCCGAGTTCGTCTGCGAGAACGAGGAACAGGCCCTGGACGACATCAAGCGCCTGCTCTCGTACCTCCCGCAGAACAACGTCGAGGACCCGCCGCGGGTCGACCCCTGGGACGATCCGGATCGGCGCGACGAGGCGCTCGAGTCGATCGTCCCCGACAGCCCGCAGAAACCGTACGACATGACCAACGTCATCGACTCGATCGTCGACGAGGGTTCGTTCTTCGAGGTCGCCGAGAACTTCGCGCAGAACGTCGTCGTCGGCTTCGGGCGCCTCGACGGCCGCTCGGTGGGTCTCGTCGCAAACCAGCCGCGGGTCAACGCCGGCACGCTCACCGTCGACGCCTCGATGAAGGGCTCGCGGTTCGTCCGCTTTTGCGACTCCTTTAACATCCCGATCGTGACCTTCGTCGACGTCCCCGGCTACATGCCCGGAACGGACCAGGAACACCGCGGGATCATCCGCCACGGCGCCAAGTTACTCTACGCGTACGCGGAGGCGACCGTTCCCCTGCTGACGGTCATCACGCGCAAGGCCTACGGCGGCGCCTACTGCGTCATGGCCTCGAAGAACCTGGGCGCCGACGTCAACTACGCCTGGCCGACCGCCGAGATCGCCGTCATGGGGCCGCAGGGCGCGGTCAACATCCTCTACCGCGAGGAACTCGCCGAAGCGGAGAACCCCGACGAACTCCGGGACGAACTCATCGAGGAGTACCGCGAGGAGTTCGCCAACCCCTACACGGCGACGGACAAGGGCTTCCTCGACGACGTCATTCTCCCCACCGAAACGCGCCCGCGGCTGATCGCCGACCTCGAGATGCTCGAGACGAAGCGCGAGGAGAACCCGGACAAGAAACACGGCAACATCCCGCTCTGA
- a CDS encoding sodium-dependent transporter translates to MATSANARENWATRIGFILAAVGSAVGLGNIWRFPFQAGQEGGSAFLAIYLLFVLLIGIPVILVEFVVGRRSERNPFNAFERLGYGNWRILGALFVVTGFAILSYYSVAAGWVLRYTGASLTGSYFADPEGYFLAVAEGPTTVVLHAIFLLTTAIIVALGIQRGIELSVKLMIPSLIVIFLALIAYAFTLEGASQGYEYYFSLDTAVIADQWQSILPAAAGQAFFTLSLGMGVMITYASYLGEDRNLAEDSAWIAALDTSIAIMAGLIIFPVLFSIGATPGEGGAGELFIGVGGAIAEIPGSRIVGFLFFGVVLIGALSSAISILEVVVSFLIDNYGIDRKLATFGIAAIAFVLGVPSAMSLDFLELIDGITGQLLLPLGVFLLVIFVGWVYPNSADELAKGLKSDANGTIPTTWVWYIRTVILLVVGLVLLISARDLIVTLGGPALF, encoded by the coding sequence ATGGCAACAAGTGCCAACGCCCGTGAAAATTGGGCTACACGAATCGGATTTATTTTAGCAGCTGTAGGAAGTGCCGTCGGTCTCGGGAACATCTGGCGGTTCCCCTTCCAGGCCGGCCAAGAGGGGGGTTCCGCCTTCCTAGCAATTTACCTGCTATTCGTTCTCCTGATCGGGATCCCCGTGATTCTGGTCGAGTTCGTCGTCGGGCGCCGATCCGAGCGTAACCCGTTCAACGCGTTCGAGCGGCTGGGGTACGGAAACTGGCGAATCTTAGGGGCACTGTTCGTAGTTACCGGATTCGCCATCTTATCCTACTATTCTGTCGCAGCCGGTTGGGTCCTCCGATACACGGGCGCGAGCCTCACCGGGTCGTACTTCGCGGATCCGGAAGGGTACTTCTTGGCTGTAGCCGAAGGGCCGACGACCGTGGTCTTGCACGCGATCTTCCTCTTGACGACGGCGATAATCGTCGCGCTCGGGATCCAGCGCGGAATCGAACTTTCGGTAAAGCTCATGATCCCGAGCCTGATCGTCATTTTCCTCGCGCTGATCGCCTACGCGTTCACGCTCGAGGGCGCCTCTCAGGGGTACGAGTACTACTTCTCGCTCGATACGGCAGTGATCGCCGATCAGTGGCAGTCGATCCTGCCCGCGGCCGCCGGCCAGGCGTTCTTCACGCTGTCGCTGGGAATGGGCGTGATGATCACGTACGCCTCCTACCTCGGCGAGGACCGCAACCTCGCTGAGGACAGCGCCTGGATCGCCGCGCTGGACACGAGCATCGCGATCATGGCCGGACTAATCATCTTCCCGGTGCTTTTCTCCATCGGCGCGACGCCGGGCGAAGGTGGTGCCGGCGAACTGTTCATCGGTGTCGGCGGCGCGATCGCCGAGATTCCGGGGAGTCGGATCGTCGGCTTCCTGTTCTTCGGCGTCGTGTTGATCGGCGCGCTCTCGAGCGCGATCAGCATTCTCGAAGTCGTCGTCTCGTTCCTCATCGACAACTACGGAATCGATCGCAAGCTAGCTACCTTCGGTATCGCGGCCATCGCGTTCGTTCTCGGCGTTCCGTCGGCGATGTCCCTGGACTTCTTGGAACTCATCGACGGCATCACCGGGCAGTTGCTGTTACCCCTCGGCGTGTTCCTCCTCGTGATCTTCGTCGGGTGGGTGTACCCCAACTCGGCGGACGAACTGGCGAAAGGACTAAAGAGTGACGCGAACGGCACGATTCCGACTACCTGGGTCTGGTACATCCGGACGGTCATCCTCCTCGTCGTCGGTCTGGTGTTGCTGATCTCCGCCCGCGACCTGATCGTCACGCTGGGCGGTCCCGCTCTCTTCTGA
- a CDS encoding ABC transporter substrate-binding protein: MGREFNRRRVLSGIGVAGTLGLAGCIGDEGQIEEGGPDVLNIIGYPESGIQIFRDYYSEFGAGTADIIVPDGLLDDALPGEVGEDMGDVTGTAPSSAGPNEQAFDEMYQDEYGESAGVFNSHTFDAVAVMVLANIAAGDNDGEAIRDQVRNITNPDEGDEYGPDELQEAAEAVADGEPINYQGASSAVDFDDVGDPAEAAYDIWNFTEDGTETQDTINFEGEGPGGDAADEIPGGTDRDQVSVAILLPQTGDLGELGSLMIQAGELAAQEFQGAFEIDLRIEDTATDEDTTLSSAESLIDAGYPAIVGAASSGNSVPLSGLSSDSGIVQCSPASTALSLSEIDDDGYFFRTAPSDLLQGQVMADVAAGRLEAETTSTLYVNNDYGQQLSERYAEMFQDEQDGEVINQVSFEPEQGSYTSELESALAGD, encoded by the coding sequence ATGGGTCGGGAATTCAATCGACGCAGGGTGCTCAGTGGGATCGGTGTTGCCGGAACGCTCGGTCTCGCCGGCTGTATCGGAGACGAAGGTCAAATCGAAGAGGGGGGACCTGACGTTCTGAACATCATCGGCTATCCGGAAAGCGGCATTCAGATCTTCCGAGATTACTACTCGGAGTTCGGTGCCGGTACGGCCGACATTATCGTTCCGGACGGGCTGCTCGACGATGCGTTACCGGGCGAGGTCGGCGAGGACATGGGCGACGTCACCGGGACCGCACCGTCCTCGGCGGGCCCCAACGAGCAAGCGTTCGACGAGATGTACCAGGACGAGTACGGCGAGTCGGCCGGCGTGTTCAACTCGCACACGTTCGACGCCGTCGCGGTGATGGTCCTCGCGAACATCGCCGCGGGCGACAACGACGGCGAGGCGATCCGGGATCAAGTTCGCAACATCACCAATCCGGACGAAGGCGACGAGTACGGACCGGACGAGTTGCAGGAAGCCGCCGAAGCGGTCGCCGACGGCGAGCCGATCAACTACCAGGGCGCCTCGAGCGCGGTCGACTTCGACGACGTCGGCGATCCCGCCGAGGCCGCCTACGACATCTGGAACTTCACCGAGGACGGAACCGAGACGCAAGATACCATCAACTTCGAGGGCGAAGGCCCCGGCGGCGACGCGGCCGACGAGATCCCCGGCGGAACGGATCGCGACCAAGTGAGCGTCGCCATCCTCCTGCCGCAGACGGGCGACCTCGGGGAACTCGGCAGCCTGATGATCCAGGCCGGCGAACTCGCAGCTCAGGAGTTCCAGGGTGCCTTCGAGATCGACCTGCGGATCGAAGACACCGCGACCGACGAAGATACGACCTTGAGCTCGGCGGAGTCGCTCATCGACGCCGGCTATCCCGCGATCGTCGGAGCGGCGTCGTCCGGTAACTCCGTTCCGCTCAGCGGGCTTAGCAGCGACTCCGGCATCGTCCAGTGCTCGCCGGCGAGCACCGCGCTGAGCCTCTCCGAGATCGATGACGACGGCTACTTCTTCCGGACCGCGCCCAGCGACCTCCTGCAGGGCCAGGTGATGGCGGACGTCGCCGCCGGTCGACTCGAGGCCGAAACTACGTCGACGCTGTACGTCAACAACGACTACGGCCAGCAGCTCTCCGAACGGTACGCGGAGATGTTCCAAGACGAGCAGGACGGCGAGGTCATCAACCAGGTCTCGTTCGAACCGGAACAGGGATCGTACACGAGCGAACTCGAGTCGGCGCTGGCCGGCGACTGA
- a CDS encoding ABC transporter ATP-binding protein — translation MSMLEVHDLDAGYGDLQILHDVDLDVGEEEYVVIVGPNGAGKSTAMKSVFGLTTYMGGSVEFQSRDITDSPPEEVIHEGIGYVPQNDNVFPSLTVRENLEMGAYILDEVPEEALETVFDHFPVLRERSDQKAGTMSGGQQQMVAMGRALMLDPDLLLLDEPSAGLAPDLVDEMFDHVDAINENGTAVLVVEQNAKEALRRCDRGYVLVQGRNRYENTGEALLGDDEVRQQFLGG, via the coding sequence ATGTCGATGCTCGAAGTTCACGACCTCGACGCGGGCTACGGCGACCTGCAGATCCTCCACGACGTCGACCTCGACGTCGGCGAGGAGGAGTACGTCGTGATCGTTGGTCCGAACGGGGCGGGGAAGTCGACGGCCATGAAGTCCGTCTTCGGGCTGACGACCTACATGGGTGGTTCGGTCGAGTTCCAGAGCCGAGACATCACCGACAGCCCCCCCGAAGAGGTCATCCACGAGGGGATCGGATACGTTCCCCAGAACGACAACGTCTTTCCGTCGCTGACGGTACGAGAGAACCTCGAGATGGGCGCGTACATCCTCGACGAAGTGCCCGAGGAGGCGCTCGAGACGGTCTTCGACCACTTCCCCGTCCTTCGAGAGCGCAGCGACCAGAAGGCCGGGACGATGAGCGGCGGACAGCAACAGATGGTCGCGATGGGACGGGCGCTGATGCTCGATCCGGATCTGCTGTTGCTCGACGAGCCGAGCGCGGGGCTCGCGCCCGACCTCGTCGACGAAATGTTCGATCACGTCGACGCGATCAACGAAAACGGCACCGCGGTCCTGGTCGTCGAGCAGAACGCTAAGGAGGCGCTGCGCCGGTGTGACCGCGGCTACGTCCTCGTCCAGGGAAGGAACCGCTACGAGAATACGGGCGAGGCGCTGTTGGGAGACGACGAGGTCCGACAGCAGTTCCTCGGCGGTTAA